In one Rhopalosiphum padi isolate XX-2018 chromosome 3, ASM2088224v1, whole genome shotgun sequence genomic region, the following are encoded:
- the LOC132925511 gene encoding zinc finger MYM-type protein 5-like, giving the protein MKRVYLSGAAKKKAKNEKKLKEDKGKRHLHDFGWCTSSRNLAQNDINEQQCDVDDPKVLENEKTVNIHVGESKKSKIDDTVVPYPKEINENVINTQNNEVVKCIPMNENESVKELDKNVIDSNIFCSKGIIEANYNKQSDEMFKLSNDPATWKKLSLSDRDYLAAVGPPTMPSKFPHDEHENRSFPISLLQKTLPNKETVKRDWLVWSTLKNALFCFPCCLFLRDDEFEPSGLCRNGIENNWRKLYDKIDNHEGNTKHIERYLLWKDLVEAINGRKGIDKDLQVSINTEKEKWRKLLRIVVDITLFLAENNLPFRGIHSTIDHDDCGLFISTAK; this is encoded by the coding sequence atgaagcgTGTGTATTTATCGGGTGCTGCGAAGAAGAAggcaaaaaatgaaaaaaaacttaaagaagATAAAGGAAAACGTCATTTACATGATTTCGGTTGGTGTACGTCAAGTAGGAACTTGGCTCAAAATGATATAAACGAGCAACAATGTGATGTTGATGACCCCAAAGtattagaaaatgaaaaaaccgtaaatattcatgTAGGAGAGtccaaaaaaagtaaaattgatgATACAGTTGTTCCATATCCAaaagaaattaatgaaaacgTTATTAACACACAAAATAATGAGGTAGTTAAATGTATACCAATGAACGAGAATGAAAGTGTAAAGGaattagataaaaatgttattgacagtaatatattttgttccaAAGGCATTATTGAAGCCAATTATAACAAACAATCTGacgaaatgtttaaattaagtaaCGATCCAGCAACTTGGAAAAAACTTAGTTTGTCAGATCGCGACTATTTAGCTGCAGTTGGTCCACCTACTATGCCATCAAAGTTTCCCCATGATGAACATGAGAATCGCTCTTTTCCGATTTCACTTTTACAAAAAACCTTACCTAATAAAGAAACAGTAAAACGCGACTGGCTTGTATGGAGTACACTAAAAAATGCTTTATTTTGCTTTCCGTGTTGTCTTTTTTTAAGAGATGATGAATTTGAGCCATCGGGTTTATGTAGAAAtggtattgaaaataattggaGAAAACTGTATGACAAGATCGATAACCACGAAGGGAATACGAAGCACATAGAAAGATATTTATTATGGAAGGACTTGGTAGAAGCAATAAATGGTAGGAAAGGGATCGACAAAGATTTGCAAGTTTCTATTAACACAGAGAAAGAAAAATGGAGAAAACTCCTTCGGATAGTAGTAGATATCACATTGTTTTTAGCAGAAAATAATTTGCCATTTAGAGGCATACACTCAACGATCGATCATGATGACTGTGGACTTTTTATTTCAACTGCAAAATAA